Genomic DNA from Clostridium sp. BJN0013:
CTCACGTTATTGTTGTTATACTTAACTTCCTGGGAAGAAGATTGTAAACCATACAAATTTAAAAGAAGTTGGAAAGGATATAATTTTGAAATACTTGATAAATTAAAAGATCAAGGATTTATTAATATGGTAGCCACAAATCTAAATCAGTGTATTTTACGGATGAAGGTATAAAGAAAGCTGAAGAATTAATGTGTAGCTATCTTAAAAATTCTAAGTCAAATGAAAAAGAAAAAATATAGGTGCCCTTACTGCGGAGCATTGTCGCTAGATGAAGAAAATAGCTGGGATATTTGTGCACTGTGTGACTGGGATTTAGAATTATTTATGTTTACTTTGGTATCGGATGGTATTTCATCAGGCCTCAAAGTAATTTTTATTCTCAATTTTTATATCTGAACTTTTATCAGATAATGCTATGCTAACTATAACGGTTATTGAAAACACCAGAATCAAATTTTTGGTGTTTTTATATATTGCTGTAATATTCAAGAGGAATATAATTGTTTGTATCGAATATTATAATTGTAACATGTTTGGATTAGGTGGTTGTTTACATTAACTGATGACAATATTGAAGAGCTATGTGAATATTTAGATAAAGTATGTAACCTCATTCTTGATTTAGTATGCTGTGTAAAGAGGTTGAAAGAAAGTAAAATAACATTACTGGATAGATGGGAATGGAATTGGAGTTAACAGAAAGGAATGCTGATGTCAGTGTGTAAAGAGTGTAATAGAGAATATGATGAAACAATGTTTTTACAATATCCGTCTTGTTTAATTGAGCAGGAAAGTTCTGATGAAAAAGTTGACTGCCAGAATACAAATGGTAAAGTTAAAATAGCTGAAGTATTTTCGGAAAATGCCTATAATCTTTTCGTCAAGTACTGTACAGCACACAACCTAAAATATATCAATGACTTGAGATCTTTTGATTTTAACGAACTCAGAAAAGTGCCGGGTATTGGGAAAAAGAAAATTGATAGTATAATTGCCCGCTTTAGAAAATTTCCTGAATTGGCAGAAAAAAATTTAACAAAAGAAGTTGAGAACGTTATTGATACTATGTTTAATGAAATAGATGAAAGTATCTTAGATCTAAATATAGGATGTCTAAATACTTTAGATATCAAGTTGCGTACGTTGCATACTCTTGAAAGTAATGGATATACATATTTGAGAGATTTAGAGAATATTTCTAGAGAGCAATTGACAGATATAGTTGGTAAAAGGAATATAGAAAAGTTTGAAAATATTCAACAAGATTTTAAAAAAAATCTGACAGAATTTCTTGAAATAGTGTTGGAAAATCTATCAGATAAAGAAGAATATAAAATGTTTTTGAAACGAGCCAATGGATTTACTTTACAGGAAATTGCTAATGAAAGGGAAATAACCAGAGAAAGAGTGCGCCAAATTCTAAAAAATTTTAATTTGAAAATATCAATTTTTATAGATTTAATTATAAAACGAGCAATAGATCAAAAAGGGTATGCAACGGTTCAGGAACTGCTGGGTATATATAATAATGATGATTATGATAAGATTCTAATTTCATCATGCATTCAAAATGAACAGTTGGAATACCTTGATTTTGCAGATGTATTTGTTGCTAAAAGAAAAGATGAAAAATCTACGGAAGATATTATATTTCAAATTGCTTCAGAATTTGTTGGTGATGGAAAAGATTTATATGAGAATTCAGAAGAACTTGAGATGATAATGAGTGATAAAGGATTTCCATATATACAATGCGGTGAGTTTATTAATTTAATACAAAAATATGGATATAGATTATATGGCCACTATGCCGTCAAAGGAAAACAATCATATGGGTATTTGTGTTCAATGCTGGTTGCAAAGGAATTCCCTAATGGAATAAAACTATATGAAAGCAAAGATTTAGATAAACTCAGAAAACTTGCATTGAGGGAGTACGGTGATTTGGGACTGCCTGACAGCAATAGAGCATTGAGTGCAAGAATATCAAATTTCTTGATTTTATGTGGCCGGGGGATGGCTATAGCTGAAAAAAACGTTCATGTGGAGATGTCTACTATAGATGAGATTAAAGAATGTATCGACAGATCGGAAGAATCAATTATATTTTATACAGAATTGTTCTCGAAATTTGAAAGAATTTTAAAAATAACAAGCAATATATATAATTACAATTTTCTACATGGAATTTTAATGTTGTATTATCCAGATGAATATGATTATTCTAAAGATTATTTGCAGAAGAAGTCAACCGGCAATGTTTCTGGAAGTTTAACGAAACGTATTAAAGATTTTATCATTAGTAAGAATAGGCCTGTTAGTAAAAACGAGCTGAAAGCTGAGTTTGCAGGATTTTCAGATGCAATGATTGTCAGGGCAGTAAGTGAAGATAAAGATCTGTTCCAATGGGAATATAATTATTACAGCTGTATACAAATTATTAGCATTGATAACAGTATTATAAATTATTTAAAGTCAATTATAAAGTATATTATGGATGCAAATAACGGGTATTGTAGTGAAGGTATGTTGTATGAAACTGCGAAAGAACTATTGGGAAATTTTATGGATGTAAATAATGTCGTATTTCCAATAAACTTATTCTATATATGCGCTTGTTTGTTTGATGGTCTGTATGATTTTAGACACCCCCACATTGGACAAAAAGGTGTATTTCACGATGTATCGACAAAAAATGTTGTACTGCATTTACTTGGTGATACAGGTAAAATATCATTTAAAAAATATAGCGTGACAGCTGAAAGGTTTAAGTGGTCTGCAGCGACTACAGGTTCTGTTTTTGCCAATATTGAAAGTGACTATGTAAGGGTGTCATATGATACATATATACGAAAGGATTTATTTAGTATTAGTGATACCGCAATTCATGAAATTGAGAGTAAATTAGTAAAATTTATGAAGTTCAGTATACTTCCATTAATTAATTTTAATGAATGGGATGAGTTGCCCGATATAAGAGGATATGGATGGAATATTTTCTTACTAAATTCTATAATATGCAATTTTGGATGTAAGTTGAGGATAATTGATCCAAGAATAAAGGATAGAAGGTACCAGAAGGGTATTATTGTTTATAAGGATTCTAAATTAACAGAATATCCAGAAGTTATTACTTATGTATTGAAACAGAATGGAATGACTGAATTATCGGAAGGCAAGTTGCTTTCTTTTATGGTCACTAACGGTCTAACCTATAAAGTGATTCCGAGAGAGTTGTATAATGCAGGATGTATTAATTACATTAATGGGAAATTTTTATGCCAATAAAGATGGAACAGTATTCAAATTATAAAAAAAGGTATATAATTTATTTATACAGATATTTTTCCACATATTCATCCAATTCCCTAGAGTATTTTTTGTAGAAATGTACAAACTTTAAATGTAAGCAGTAAATATTACTATAAAAAGGAGTGTTTGTTGTGGCATATAACAGTAATAAATTAGTAGTACCACAAGCTAGAGAAGCTTTAAATCAGTTTAAAATGGAATCAGCTAAGGAAGTAGGAGTAAATCTGAAAAATGGTTATAATGGAGATCTTACTTCAAGAGAAGCTGGTTCTGTAGGTGGAAACATGGTTAAGAAAATGATTGAAGCTTATGAACAGAATTTAAAGTAAAAGGTAGCATGTAATAAAGTGTATGCAGTTCTAAATACAAGACGCACACTTTATTTGGAAGTGTATAAAACCATTATTAATAATAAAAACTCCAGTTTAGTTTTTAAGCTGGAGTTTTAGTTTTTCGATTTTTTAATTATTTTATTATTCTAAAGGTTATCATTGCTATATTCATAGCTTTTTCAAAGTAAAACATAAGCAATAATACTTCTTCGAAGAAGTTTTTCTAAAATTTATTTCATAATGGTTTATTGATAATTATTAATATAGACAGAATGGTCAATCATGTATATAGCGTTGACAATAATCTTTAGTTGGTATAAAATGTTATTATAAAATAATACTTTAACATAGAAAGGGGAAATTAAAATGAGTCACGTTTTACCAAAATTACCTTATGATTATAATGCATTGGAACCATATTACGATGAACAGACTGTAAAATTACATCATGATATACATCATAAAGGATATGTAGATGGTCTAAATGCAGCAGAGGCTAAACTTAAAGAAGCAAGAGAAAGTGGAGATTATTCACTTGTAAAACATTGGGAAAAAGAATTGGCTTTCCACGGCAGCGGTCACATACTACATAAGATTTTTTGGGAAAATATGAAGCCAAATGGCGGAGGCACTCCTTCCGGTGAAGTATCTGAAAAAATTAATGAATTTTTTGGAAGTTTTGAAGCATTTAAGGATCAGTTTACAAAGGCAGCTATTGCAGTGGAGGGATCAGGATGGTGTGCTCTTGTATGGAATAATATATTTAACAAGTTAGAGATATTGCAAATTGAAAAACATCAAAATTTGACTCAATGGGGCAGTACACCTATACTTGTAGTTGATGTATGGGAACATGCGTACTATTTGAAATATCAAAATAAGAGAGCAGATTTTGTTAATAACTGGTGGAATCTAATTAATTGGGAAGATGTAAACAAAAAATTATCAGAAGTTAAATAAAATGAGAATTTAAATGAATATGTTGAAAATTAAATTTTAAAGGTGGAAAATTAGAATGCAAAAGTATTTTAAATGTAGTTACGTTGGTGTAAATTAATTATTTATAATTATATTTATATAGAGTATATAAATATTAAAATACACCAACATCTATTATCTGAATATAATAATTGAGTAAGTAATAAAGTAGAAGATGATTAATTAATGATAGGTTATTTTTATAACTTATGGGATGGCTACTGGAGAAATTATCGCATTGACACTGAGACAGCTGTGCAAATTGCATTACAAAGAGTTCCAGGCCAATTAATAAAAATTGAAGTGGACATGGAAGATGGTTTTTTAACTTATGAAATTAGTATTAGATCTAATGATGGCTTAATGTATGAAGTTAAGATGGATGCTAATACTGGTGAAATACTTGAAGTTGACAGAAATGATTAACTTATGGGAGCTCAAGGCAGAGCTTCCTTTTTATGTGCGCCCGCCACTTCTTAAAAGAATAAAGGAACAGATTGAAAAACTCACTGAAATGGTGTCCAAAGAGGATTATAGAAATATAATAAATGAAAGAATATTTTGGTATAGTAATTTCCCTGCCCTTATGCTATATTAAAATCAATAAGGTGATGGAGTTCACCATAACCGCAGAAATGCTGATGACTCCTACAAATAACATTCTGTTATTTGTAGGAGTCATTTTGTTTAAAGTGGCTCTGAAATAATTACACAGGACAAGGAGACAAAGAAATGAGAAAGTATATATTTATTAGCATTGGAGGTATTTTAGGTGCTATATTAAGGTATGTTATCAGAAATATTCCTATTGCTCATTATCATGGGAGCATTCCCTTAAATACTTTGATTATCAATATTACAGGAAGTTTTATTTTGGCTTTGGTTTTAACGGCGGCTTATGAAGTTTTAGAACTTGATTCTGACATTCGGCTCGGGATTGCCACAGGCTTTATAGGAGCGTATACCACTTTTTCCACATTATGCAAGGAAACTGTGATATTGTTTTCTGAAGGGGATTATTTCTCAGCAATCTCCTATGTAACTGTTTCAACCATGTTAGGAATTGTTGCAGTGTATTTGGGCGTCGTGCTTGCCAGAGAGGTTGTAGTAAAATTAATTAATAAGGAAGATAAAAAGTTAGAAGAAGAATCAATTAATGAAAGCGGGTCGGATTGAATATGAATTTTGTTTTTGTGGGGATAGGCGGTGCATTTGGAAGTTTAGCTAGGTATCAATTAGGAAAAGTTATTTCACAGAAATCTGTGACTACGTTCCCTGTCGGTACTTTTACAATCAATATAACAGGCGCTATTCTTTTAGGCATGGTCAGCAGTTTGGATATTAGTAAGAATATGTACCTGTTATTTGGAGATGGCTTCCTGGGGGCATATACTACATTTTCAACATTTATGTATGAAGGGTTTAATTTGTTTCAGGAAAACGAGAAACTGAATGCATTTATTTATATTTTGGGTTCTTTGATTTTGGGTATCATTGGCTACACGTTAGGTTTT
This window encodes:
- a CDS encoding CPCC family cysteine-rich protein: MKKKKYRCPYCGALSLDEENSWDICALCDWDLELFMFTLVSDGISSGLKVIFILNFYI
- a CDS encoding small, acid-soluble spore protein, alpha/beta type, which produces MAYNSNKLVVPQAREALNQFKMESAKEVGVNLKNGYNGDLTSREAGSVGGNMVKKMIEAYEQNLK
- a CDS encoding superoxide dismutase, which translates into the protein MSHVLPKLPYDYNALEPYYDEQTVKLHHDIHHKGYVDGLNAAEAKLKEARESGDYSLVKHWEKELAFHGSGHILHKIFWENMKPNGGGTPSGEVSEKINEFFGSFEAFKDQFTKAAIAVEGSGWCALVWNNIFNKLEILQIEKHQNLTQWGSTPILVVDVWEHAYYLKYQNKRADFVNNWWNLINWEDVNKKLSEVK
- a CDS encoding PepSY domain-containing protein, producing the protein MIGYFYNLWDGYWRNYRIDTETAVQIALQRVPGQLIKIEVDMEDGFLTYEISIRSNDGLMYEVKMDANTGEILEVDRND
- the crcB gene encoding fluoride efflux transporter CrcB, with the protein product MRKYIFISIGGILGAILRYVIRNIPIAHYHGSIPLNTLIINITGSFILALVLTAAYEVLELDSDIRLGIATGFIGAYTTFSTLCKETVILFSEGDYFSAISYVTVSTMLGIVAVYLGVVLAREVVVKLINKEDKKLEEESINESGSD
- the crcB gene encoding fluoride efflux transporter CrcB codes for the protein MNFVFVGIGGAFGSLARYQLGKVISQKSVTTFPVGTFTINITGAILLGMVSSLDISKNMYLLFGDGFLGAYTTFSTFMYEGFNLFQENEKLNAFIYILGSLILGIIGYTLGFWLGNLVKII